From Helicoverpa armigera isolate CAAS_96S chromosome 19, ASM3070526v1, whole genome shotgun sequence, one genomic window encodes:
- the LOC110374148 gene encoding uncharacterized protein LOC110374148, whose amino-acid sequence MRLTWQTLTTWVEGEVNVEITEEEDNELYWNKIISVYKTILETYDIAKKSFQLLILNYVFHMFVNALLSIGLRIDIGKATGGTGMFALTAFISLLWLVKNMLILTSLSIESERFYTELKGVRHICIQIIGSNTCSDVKKHICKNIVRIEKTSFRKFDACGLFIIDGALPIQLCGLITTYLIVILQFEFL is encoded by the exons ATGAGACTTACATGGCAAACGCTTACAACTTGGGTAGAAGGAGAGGTAAACGTAGAAATAACCGAAGAAGAAGATAATGAGTTAtattggaataaaataatttctgtttatAAGACAATACTTGAAACATACGACATTGCTAAAAAGTCTTTTCAGTTGTTG atcttaaattatgtttttcatatGTTTGTAAACGCTCTATTGTCCATTGGATTGCGCATTGACATAGGCAAAGCCACCGGGGGCACTGGCATG tttgcaCTAACAGCATTTATATCTCTATTATGGCTGGTGAAGAATATGCTGATACTAACAAGTTTGAGTATAGAGAGTGAGAGGTTTTACACTGAATTAAAAGGAGTTAGACACATCTGCATACAAATAATAGGATCTAACACATGCTCAG acgtaaaaaaacatatctGCAAGAATATTGTACGAATAGAGAAGACCAGCTTTAGAAAGTTCGACGCGTGTGGTTTGTTTATCATAGACGGAGCGCTGCCAATACAGTTGTGTGGTCTTATCACAACCTACCTGATTGTGATATTACAGTTCGAATTTCTTTAG